In a single window of the Zea mays cultivar B73 chromosome 5, Zm-B73-REFERENCE-NAM-5.0, whole genome shotgun sequence genome:
- the LOC109939224 gene encoding glutathione S-transferase 1 isoform X1 encodes MLNMNFSIFLLQIASIVASGIQPLHNLTVLRFIDQKVGAWESVLWTQQQIERGFTAIENLIQLKGCAGKYATGDEVQLQLQNQVRLPRRARMTMILMRTRQMKPIAF; translated from the exons ATGCTTAACATGAACTTTTCAATCTTCCTATTGCAGATTGCAAGCATTGTAGCTTCTGGTATTCAACCTCTCCATAACCTCACAGTGTTG AGGTTCATTGACCAGAAGGTTGGTGCATGGGAGAGTGTGTTGTGGACTCAACAACAAATCGAGAGAGGTTTCACAG CTATTGAGAACCTGATACAACTAAAAGGATGCGCCGGGAAGTATGCAACAGGAGATGAAGTCCAATTG CAGCTTCAAAATCAAGTCCGACTTCCAAGAAGAGCAAGGATGACGATGATTCTGATGAGGACGAGACAGATGAAACCAATTGCCTTTTAA
- the LOC109939224 gene encoding glutathione S-transferase 1 isoform X2, whose protein sequence is MLNMNFSIFLLQIASIVASGIQPLHNLTVLRFIDQKVGAWESVLWTQQQIERGFTAIENLIQLKGCAGKYATGDEVQLLQNQVRLPRRARMTMILMRTRQMKPIAF, encoded by the exons ATGCTTAACATGAACTTTTCAATCTTCCTATTGCAGATTGCAAGCATTGTAGCTTCTGGTATTCAACCTCTCCATAACCTCACAGTGTTG AGGTTCATTGACCAGAAGGTTGGTGCATGGGAGAGTGTGTTGTGGACTCAACAACAAATCGAGAGAGGTTTCACAG CTATTGAGAACCTGATACAACTAAAAGGATGCGCCGGGAAGTATGCAACAGGAGATGAAGTCCAATTG CTTCAAAATCAAGTCCGACTTCCAAGAAGAGCAAGGATGACGATGATTCTGATGAGGACGAGACAGATGAAACCAATTGCCTTTTAA
- the LOC109939224 gene encoding glutathione S-transferase 1 isoform X3 produces the protein MLNMNFSIFLLQIASIVASGIQPLHNLTVLRFIDQKVGAWESVLWTQQQIERGFTAIENLIQLKGCAGKYATGDEVQLA, from the exons ATGCTTAACATGAACTTTTCAATCTTCCTATTGCAGATTGCAAGCATTGTAGCTTCTGGTATTCAACCTCTCCATAACCTCACAGTGTTG AGGTTCATTGACCAGAAGGTTGGTGCATGGGAGAGTGTGTTGTGGACTCAACAACAAATCGAGAGAGGTTTCACAG CTATTGAGAACCTGATACAACTAAAAGGATGCGCCGGGAAGTATGCAACAGGAGATGAAGTCCAATTG GCCTGA
- the LOC109939622 gene encoding uncharacterized protein, whose protein sequence is MRRRLHAHLAPRNRLPVAPRVTASTGHIPPFPNSTDVKRDSPLAPPHPPSPTLEEPVEEAPKTYASVLRTKSKATMAITESQQAQQLAQQPQSASVHEKSNLDNHRDVSVPEDEGNEHG, encoded by the exons ATGCGCCGTcgcctccacgcccatctcgctcCCAGGAACCGCCTGCCTGTAGCCCCCCGCGTCACCGCCTCCACTGGCCATATTCCCCCATTCCCCAATTCAACGGATGTTAAAAGGGATTCACCTCTTGCTCCTCCCCACCCTCCATCACCTACCCTTGAAGAACCTGTGGAAGAAGCACCCAAGACATATGCTTCAGTG TTGCGAACGAAATCAAAGGCAACGATGGCGATTACAGAGTCACAACAGGCTCAACAGTTGGCCCAGCAGCCACAGTCTGCCTCAGTGCATGAAAAGTCTAACCTGGACAACCACCGGGATGTTAGCGTCCCTGAGGATGAAG GTAATGAACATGGCTAA
- the LOC100382144 gene encoding uncharacterized LOC100382144, which translates to MSSSNSPCAACKLLRRKCTQGCVFAPYFPPDNPAKFASVHRIFGASNVSKLLNDLPAVQREDAVNSLAYEAEARIRDPVYGCVSHISVLQVRIRQVRDELVAARKELAAYIGPAAFTPFVATPQQYHHQYAAGAGGGVPLATGMGLAVGVGPQPHQQHGHPHQQQMMAHGQHLHHQHHLMAAAEAQQQLALAAQVAREQDVMMRQAVVYAHAVPGSGATVAVGPPDAVPYEGGFLFQQQHHQQPPSQAQTTVALTYQMEQSPPPSSPGQSHSHPEVSQQKNTDGSDEGSGGGGLVPPPA; encoded by the coding sequence ATGTCGTCCTCTAACTCTCCATGCGCCGCGTGTAAGCTGCTGCGGCGCAAGTGCACCCAGGGATGCGTCTTCGCGCCCTACTTCCCGCCAGACAACCCAGCGAAGTTTGCTAGTGTGCACCGTATCTTTGGTGCCAGCAACGTCTCCAAGCTGCTCAACGATCTTCCGGCGGTGCAGCGGGAGGACGCCGTCAACTCTCTCGCATACGAGGCGGAGGCGCGCATCCGCGACCCTGTCTACGGCTGCGTCTCCCACATCTCCGTCCTACAGGTCAGGATCAGGCAGGTGCGCGACGAGCTCGTCGCCGCGCGCAAGGAACTGGCCGCCTACATTGGGCCCGCCGCCTTTACGCCTTTCGTCGCGACGCCGCAGCAGTACCACCACCAGTATGCCGCAGGCGCTGGCGGCGGCGTGCCTCTCGCGACGGGCATGGGTCTCGCAGTCGGCGTCGGGCCGCAGCCGCACCAGCAGCACGGTCACCCGCACCAGCAGCAGATGATGGCGCACGGGCAGCACCTCCACCACCAGCACCATCTGATGGCTGCTGCTGAGGCGCAGCAGCAGCTCGCTCTGGCCGCGCAGGTCGCGCGCGAGCAGGATGTCATGATGAGGCAGGCGGTGGTCTACGCGCACGCCGTGCCCGGGAGCGGCGCCACGGTGGCCGTTGGGCCGCCCGACGCGGTGCCGTACGAGGGCGGCTTCCTCTTCCAGCAGCAGCACCACCAGCAACCGCCGTCGCAGGCGCAGACGACCGTGGCGCTCACGTACCAGATGGAGCAGTCCCCGCCGCCGTCGTCCCCGGGCCAGTCTCACTCTCACCCCGAGGTGTCGCAGCAGAAGAACACGGATGGCAGCGACGAGGGCAGCGGTGGCGGCGGTCTCGTTCCGCCGCCGGCCTGA